In one window of Carcharodon carcharias isolate sCarCar2 chromosome 14, sCarCar2.pri, whole genome shotgun sequence DNA:
- the LOC121287349 gene encoding serine/arginine-rich splicing factor 6-like, which produces MPRVYVGRLSYQVREKDLERFFKGYGKLLEVDLKNGYGFVEFEDARDADDAVYELNGKELCGERIIVEHARGPRRDGSYGGGYGGGGGRSGGGGYGYRRNGREKYGPPVRTEFRLIVENLSSRCSWQDLKDFMRQAGEVTYADAHKQRMNEGVIEFRSYSDMKRALDKLDGTEINARKIRLVEDRPRNRRSSSGSRSRSRSRSRRHSRSRSRRSSRSRSGSASKSRSRSRSHSKDHSRFKSKSPERKSRSRGNSKVMSDKGSRSRSPSKSKSELNNKSHSRSRSPQVNGKGDAKSMSRSRSKSRSRSREAPLPMSPVKSKPRSENMSPPNSHSRSVSRSRSRSMSRSRSGSKD; this is translated from the exons ATGCCGCGTGTTTACGTCGGGAGGCTGAGCTACCAAGTTCGCGAGAAGGACCTGGAGAGGTTCTTCAAGGGTTACGGGAAGCTGCTGGAGGTGGATCTGAAGAATGG TTATGGATTTGTTGAGTTTGAAGATGCACGTGATGCAGATGATGCAGTTTATGAACTGAATGGGAAAGAGCTTTGTGGCGAGCGTATAATTGTGGAGCATGCACGAGGACCACGTCGTGATGGGAGCTATGGCGGTGGttatggtggtggtggcggtCGCA GCGGTGGTGGCGGCTATGGATATCGAAGAAATGGACGGGAGAAATATGGACCACCTGTCCGAACAGAGTTCAGGCTCATCGTTGAAAATCTTTCAAGTCGTTGCAGCTGGCAAGATCTAAAA GATTTCATGAGACAAGCAGGAGAAGTGACCTATGCAGATGCTCATAAGCAGCGTATGAATGAAGGAGTTATTGAATTCAGGTCTTACTCTGATATGAAACGGGCTTTGGACAAGCTGGATGGCACTGAAATTAATGCGAGAAAGATTCGATTAGTTGAAGACCGGCCCCGCAATCGACGTTCTTCCTCTGGAAGTCGGTCACG ATCTAGGTCTCGAAGTCGTCGTCATTCTCGCAGCAGAAGTCGTAGGAGCAGTCGAAGCAGATCTGGTAGTGCCTCAAAGAGCAGGTCACGTTCTCG ATCACACAGCAAGGACCATTCCAGGTTCAAATCAAAGTCTCCAGAAAGGAAATCTAGATCCAGAGGTAACTCCAAAGTCATGTCTGATAAGGGCTCCCGTTCCCGGTCTCCAAGCAAATCAAAATCTGAATTGAATAATAAATCTCACAGCAGATCTAGATCTCCTCAAGTGAATGGTAAAGGAGATGCTAAATCAATGTCTCGTTCGCGTTCAAAGTCCCGCTCAAGATCAAGAGAAGCGCCTCTTCCTATGTCACCAGTTAAATCAAAGCCAAGATCAGAAAACATGTCTCCACCCAACTCTCATTCTAGATCAGTATCTAGATCCCGATCTAGATCGATGTCCAGGTCTAGATCTGGCTCTAAGGATTAA